One genomic window of Salvia miltiorrhiza cultivar Shanhuang (shh) chromosome 4, IMPLAD_Smil_shh, whole genome shotgun sequence includes the following:
- the LOC131021919 gene encoding probable methyltransferase At1g29790 — translation MEFSCNTLFFLLLLLSSNLFTLFIFTTFYSSSCSLNPHLQSDPPSPEDLKTETLDLPSEFVAFTSPQKLPFGFNRNFDSDKILPSVGSSCTLFQGDLRRYMSYEVNGSCPDDELLSQKLLLKGCEPLPRRRCRPAAPGNPVEPRPLPDSLWSTPSDATVVWTAYSCKNYSCLINRWRKQKGFDDCKDCFDLEGRERRRWSGHAASNLDFTIEEVLGAKPPGSIRIGLDIGGGVATFAVRMRERNVTIMTTSMNLNGPFNSFIAARGVVPLYVSISQRLPFFDNTLDIVHSMHVLSNWIPAELLHFMVFDIYRVLRPGGLFWLDHFFCVGDELQELYAPLIESVGFRKLRWEVGRKLDRGPDLNEMYLSALLEKPLNNSW, via the coding sequence ATGGAATTCTCTTGCAATAccctctttttccttctcctcCTACTCTCATCAAATCTTTTCACTTTGTTCATCTTCACAACTTTCTACTCTTCCTCATGCTCTCTCAACCCTCACTTACAGTCCGATCCACCCTCTCCGGAGGACTTGAAAACTGAAACCCTAGACCTCCCCTCCGAGTTCGTCGCCTTCACATCTCCACAGAAGCTCCCATTCGGTTTCAACCGCAATTTCGACTCCGACAAGATCCTGCCGTCGGTGGGCAGCTCGTGCACCCTCTTCCAAGGCGACCTCCGCCGCTACATGTCATACGAAGTGAACGGATCATGCCCGGACGACGAGCTCCTCTCCCAGAAACTCCTCCTCAAGGGGTGTGAGCCCCTCCCCCGGCGCCGGTGCCGGCCCGCCGCCCCCGGCAACCCCGTGGAGCCCCGGCCCCTTCCCGACAGCCTCTGGTCCACCCCCTCCGACGCCACCGTGGTCTGGACGGCCTACAGCTGCAAAAACTACTCGTGCCTTATCAACCGCTGGCGCAAGCAGAAGGGCTTCGACGACTGCAAGGACTGCTTCGACCTGGAGGGGCGCGAGAGGCGGCGGTGGAGCGGCCATGCAGCCTCCAACCTGGACTTCACCATCGAGGAGGTCCTGGGCGCGAAGCCGCCGGGGAGCATCCGGATCGGACTGGACATCGGGGGCGGCGTGGCGACGTTCGCGGTGAGGATGAGGGAGCGCAACGTGACGATCATGACGACGTCCATGAATCTGAACGGGCCCTTCAACAGTTTCATCGCGGCGAGAGGGGTGGTGCCGCTCTACGTCAGCATCTCGCAGCGGCTGCCGTTTTTTGACAACACGTTGGACATAGTTCACTCGATGCACGTGCTCAGCAACTGGATTCCGGCGGAGCTGCTGCATTTTATGGTGTTTGATATATACAGAGTGCTGAGGCCGGGGGGTTTGTTTTGGTTGGATCACTTTTTCTGCGTGGGGGATGAGCTGCAGGAGCTCTACGCGCCGCTCATAGAGAGCGTGGGCTTTCGGAAGCTGCGGTGGGAGGTGGGGAGGAAGCTCGATAGGGGGCCCGACCTCAATGAGATGTATCTTTCTGCCCTCTTGGAGAAGCCATTAAACAATTCTTGGTGA
- the LOC131021916 gene encoding U-box domain-containing protein 21, with amino-acid sequence MSSLWRRRRGGKSNRRDEINSGREVRVPTHFQCPISLELMKDPVSLATGITYDRESIDKWLDAGNVTCPVTNQVLRNSDQIPNHALRKMIQEWCVDNKSHGVERIPTPRVPINPYEVSDICSRMAAAVRGGDDRKCRELLTKIKNWAKESDRNRRCLVEKGIGAEMMEALARFSMEKHADLLKEMLSALTWSFPLGVSKLKSPATLRCMARFLMGDDLASRRDAILVLKELLINSDDGASVVEGLMGIEETLFQVVKVPICPRTTQACLVIIHHMMMVSDEKMRSRFVQLGLLALLLDILVDGHASKKACEKALAVLDEMCSSEQGKESAWGNALTIPILVKKILRVSDRATESCVSSLWKVCLGGNEEGLVEAVAVGAFQKLLVLLQLGCAAKTKEKASELLKFMNVYTNKVQCFDSSMGFKYVKSPA; translated from the coding sequence ATGAGCTCGTTGTGGAGGCGGAGGCGCGGGGGAAAAAGCAACCGGCGAGATGAAATAAATTCAGGTAGAGAAGTCCGCGTTCCCACTCATTTCCAATgccccatttctctggagttGATGAAGGACCCGGTGTCGTTGGCCACCGGCATAACGTACGACCGGGAGTCCATCGACAAGTGGCTCGACGCGGGGAACGTGACTTGCCCCGTGACAAACCAAGTCTTGAGAAACTCGGATCAAATCCCCAATCACGCATTGAGAAAGATGATCCAGGAGTGGTGCGTCGACAACAAATCCCACGGAGTTGAGAGGATCCCAACTCCTAGGGTTCCCATCAACCCGTACGAGGTTTCCGACATCTGCTCGAGAATGGCGGCGGCCGTGAGAGGCGGCGACGACAGAAAGTGCCGAGAACTGTTGACAAAAATCAAGAATTGGGCTAAGGAGAGCGACCGCAACAGGCGATGCCTCGTGGAGAAAGGGATCGGGGCAGAGATGATGGAGGCGCTGGCGCGATTTTCAATGGAGAAACATGCGGATCTGCTCAAGGAGATGTTGTCTGCATTGACATGGAGCTTCCCTCTCGGAGTTTCCAAGCTGAAATCGCCGGCCACGCTACGTTGCATGGCGCGGTTCTTGATGGGCGACGACCTCGCCTCGAGGCGAGACGCCATTTTGGTGTTGAAAGAGCTCCTGATTAATTCTGATGATGGAGCTAGTGTAGTGGAAGGACTAATGGGGATTGAGGAGACGCTGTTCCAAGTAGTGAAAGTACCGATTTGCCCTCGCACGACGCAGGCATGCCTAGTCATCATTCACCACATGATGATGGTCtcagatgaaaagatgagatcGAGGTTTGTCCAATTAGGGCTGCTTGCGTTGCTTCTCGACATTCTCGTGGATGGGCATGCCAGTAAGAAGGCATGCGAGAAGGCGCTGGCCGTCTTGGACGAAATGTGCAGCTCGGAACAAGGGAAAGAGAGCGCGTGGGGGAACGCGCTGACCATCCCTATATTGGTGAAGAAGATTCTGCGCGTCTCAGATAGGGCGACGGAGAGTTGCGTTTCGAGCCTCTGGAAGGTGTGCTTGGGAGGGAATGAGGAAGGGCTGGTGGAGGCGGTGGCAGTTGGGGCTTTCCAgaagctgttggtgctgctgcaACTTGGCTGTGCTGCCAAAACAAAGGAGAAGGCGAGTGAGTTGCTCAAGTTTATGAATGTGTATACAAACAAGGTTCAGTGCTTTGACTCATCTATGGGATTCAAATATGTCAAAAGCCCAGCTTAA
- the LOC131023490 gene encoding uncharacterized protein LOC131023490 translates to MGLSYWHCCQTIRKLDRNSPLCNAFLPRETGFGRRHERRFFSLDVDVAWRDKGNRVGIDFMVRNWLGSIVAVVSRLVGYTLLFLWATYVMMFGICFCLESDLEPIVVFSDSILVAHVLHDTYNGYESLSDKLWEEPPLSPPPSTIATTKELATKLRSIVLLKRQLDEVPAQAELIQYELRLSELNTQIQKKLRQTRKHYDTYNALLEIKDLMLKETSLLNSINVQFQNAITSVDGRVKLTNSLEGISNGTQQLLKMRCNLFEDGVFNKVLSIFITAAILKLGQAILDVILSWKARQSMSFHVKLRYILKVVSAAAWVVILPVTYAYTWKNAPGFAQTIKSWLGNSSRAPSLFILAVVIYLSPNFLAAFLFLFPFVRRFLERSNYKIVMLMMWWSQPRLYVGRGMHESTFSLFHITEYLTSGVYVCMLSRDVTF, encoded by the exons ATGGGACTGAGCTATTGGCATTGCTGTCAAACTATCAGGAAGCTTGACAGAAACTCACCATTGTGCAACGCATTCCTCCCGAGGGAGACAGGTTTTGGACGGCGCCACGAAAGGAGGTTTTTCAGCCTGGATGTTGACGTTGCATGGCGTGACAAAGGGAATCGTGTGGGAATTGATTTTATGGTGCGTAATTGGTTGGGGTCGATTGTGGCAGTCGTGAGTCGTCTGGTGGGATATACACTTCTATTCTTATGGGCAACTTATGTTATGATGTTTGGCATATGTTTCTGTCTTGAGAGCGACTTGGAGCCGATTGTTGTCTTCTCTGATTCCATCCTTGTTGCTCACGTGCTTCACGACACATACAATGGGTATGAGTCCCTTAGCGATAAGCTTTGGGAA GAGCCGCCGctgtcgccgccgccttctACAATAGCCACCACCAAG GAACTCGCCACAAAGCTAAGATCAATCGTGTTACTAAAGCGGCAGCTTGATGAAGTACCAGCACAGGCTGAACTAATACA GTACGAACTCCGACTTTCTGAACTTAACACTCAAATTCAG AAAAAGCTCCGACAAACACGGAAGCACTATGATACATATAATGCTTTGTTGGAGATTAAAGATTTGATGCTCAAAGAAACATCCTTGTTGAATTCAATTAATGTGCAG TTCCAAAATGCTATTACTAGCGTTGATGGGAGGGTAAAACTCACAAACTCCTTGGAGGGAATTTCGAATGGGACTCAACAG TTGTTGAAAATGAGATGCAATCTTTTCGAAGATGGTGTTTTCAATAAAGTACTGAGCATCTTTATAACTGCTGCAATATTGAAACTTGGACAAG CGATCCTTGATGTAATTCTGAGTTGGAAAGCTAGGCAGAGCATGTCCTTCCATGTCAAGTTAAGATACATTCTAAAGGTTGTGTCTGCTGCTGCTTGGGTGGTCATCCTGCCTGTTACCTACGCTTATACATGGAAGAATGCTCCTGGGTTTGCTCAAACTATCAAAAGTTGGCTTGGCAACAGCTCAAGGGCTCCTTCATTGTTCATCTTGGCTGTTGTAATCTACTTATCGCCAAATTTTCTCGCTGCCTTTCTGTTCCTTTTTCCTTTCGTTCGTAGGTTCCTTGAGAGGTCCAATTATAAGATTGTGATGCTAATGATGTGGTGGTCCCAG CCTCGGCTCTATGTTGGCAGGGGAATGCATGAAAGTACCTTTTCTCTCTTTCATATAACTGAGTATTTGACAAGTGGCGTATATGTTTGTATGTTATCAAGGGATGTTACTTTCTAA